Part of the Sphingomonadaceae bacterium OTU29LAMAA1 genome, CGTGACGACCACGACCACCGCCTGCGCACCCGCAGTCGTGACGGTGGCGAGCCAGGCCGCACCCGTTCCGGTACCCCTGCCCGCATCCGAAGGCTTCATCAGCGGCGGTGGCGGCGGCGTGCCGGTGGTCGTCGGCGGCAGCGGCGGTTTCGGGGGCGGCTTCGGCGGTGGATTCGGGGGCGGCTTCTTCGGCGGTGGTTCGTCGGGATCGAGCGGCAGCATCGTGATCTCGTCCACGTCCAGCGGCGGATCGTCATCGACTTCGTCGGGCGGTTCGTCCTCTTCAACGTCGAGCGGCGGCTCGTCCACCTCGACGGGCGGATCATCGACCTCGACGGGGGGATCGTCGACCTCGACCGGCGGCGTGAGCAGCACGTCCTCGACATCGAGCGGCAACGTCAGCAGCACGTCCTCGTCGGGCAACGTCAGCAGCACTTCATCGTCGAGCGGTAACGTATCCTCGTCGTCGAGCGGCAACGTCTCGTCTTCTTCCAGCGGCAACGTATCGTCATCCAGTTCGTCCTCGTCGAGCGGTAACGTGTCGTCCTCGTCGAGCAGCAGCGGTTCGTCGTCCGGTTCCAGCTCCACCTCGTCGAGCAGTTCGTCCTACGGCTCGAGTTCCAAGGGCTGGAGCACCAGCGGCGGCTGGTCGTCTAACGGCGGCTGGACCTCCAGCGGTCACCACGGCTCGTCGGGATCCAATGGCTCGACCGGATCGTCGGGCGGTCCGCCCGCACCGGTTCCTGCGCCGCCGATGGTATTGTTGTTCGGCGCCGCTGCCGCGGCGCTGGTCGCCCGCAAGCGACTGGCGAAACCGCAGGCCGCCTGAACGCCTCGGCCAAGCCAAATATAGGGGCTGCCGGACGATCGTTCGGCAGCCCCTTTTTTTGTTTCGCGACGATCAGGCGGAACGGAGCGCCTGTTCGATATCAGGCACGGAATGACCGGTCAGATCCTTGGCCAGTTCGGCCGTCAACCGCTCGCTGACCGCCTTATGATAGTGCTTCCGCAACTCGCCCAGCGTCTTCGGCGGGGCGACGATGATCAACGATTCGAATTCGTTCGCCAGGGCCCGTCGCTTGAGCATGTCCGCCGTATCCGCGGCAAAGCGATCTTCCTCCTGCTGATGGTAGTCGGTCTCGCCCATCGATCCACGTGACGGCGCGAACTGCGCGCCGCCGCCGCTTGCATGGTTCGATCCACTCTGCGCCACTGCCGGCGCACCGGCGCCACTCTGCGTCGACCGGGCACCGCCCGCAGCGTCGGTCTTCTGGTCGCGATCGGCCGGGTTCACATGCTCCTCGGCGTGCTCGACCTGCAGATTGGGGTATTCGGCATCGCCCTCGTTGCGGAAGAACAAGGCCTTGCGCCCGTCCGCAACCAGCACGAACGCGTTATGGGGGATCTGCATCGTCGCTTACTCCTGGTCGTTGCAATCACGGGTCTTAACGCGGCGGGGCACGAGAGGGTTGCCGGCTTGCGCGCATGCGGACAGCCCGCCATAGCCGTGAGACTATGCACGACATCCGCGCCATCCGGGACGATCCCGCCGCATTCGACGCCGCCCTTGCCCGCCGCGGCGTCGCCCCGCACGCAGCGACCCTGCTGTCGCTTGACGATGCCCGCCGTGCCGCGATCGCCGGGGCGCAAGAGGCGCAGACGCGCCGCAACGACGTGTCCAAGCAGATCGGCCAGGCCAAGGCGCAGAAGGACGAGGCGCGAGCGCAGGCGTTGATGGCGGAGGTCGCCATCTTGAAGGACGCTTTGCCCCGGCTGGTCGCCGACGAAAGCACCGCTGCCGCTGCACTGGACGACCTGCTCGCCGCCCTGCCCAACCTGCCCGCAGCCGATGTCCCGGACGGCGAGGACGAGGAAAGCAATATTGTCGTCCATGAGCGCGGCACGATCCCCGATTTCGCCTTTCCAGTTAAGGAGCATGACGCCATCGGTCCGGCGATCGGGCTGGATTTCGAAACCGGCGTCGCCATCGCCGGCGCGCGCTTCACGCTTGTCCGTGGTCCCGCCGCACGGCTCCAGCGTGCGCTCGGCCAGTTCATGCTCGATACCCTGACGCAGCGTCATGGCTATGAAGAGGTCGCGCCGCCGCTGCTGGTAAAAGACGAGGCGGTGTTCGGCACCGGCCAGTTGCCCAAGTTCGCCGAGGACCTGTTCCGCACCACCGATGGCCGCTGGCTGATCCCAACCGCCGAGGTGTCGCTGACGAACATCGTGCGCGAGGCGATCCTGCCCCCCGGAGAACTACCGCTGCGCTTTGCGGCATTGACCCCCTGCTTTCGGTCCGAGGCCGGGGCGGCCGGTCGCGACACCCGCGGCTACATCCGCCAGCATCAGTTCGACAAGGTCGAGATGGTGTCGATCGTGCCCGAGGACGCATCCGACGCCGAACACGAGCGGATGACAGCCTGTGCGGAGGGCATGCTCGATGCGCTCCGGTTGCCGTATCGCCGGATGCTGCTGTGTGCGGGCGACATGGGGTTCACCGCGCGCCGCACCTACGATCTGGAGGTGTGGCTGCCCGGCCAGAACACCTATCGGGAGATTTCGAGCTGCTCGACGTGCGGTGATTTCCAGGCCCGTCGGATGAACGCCCGCTATCGGCCTGAGGGCGAGAAGGCGACCCGCTTCGTCCATACGCTGAACGGCTCAGGGCTGGCCGTCGGGCGAACGCTGGTCGCGGTGCTGGAGAATTATCAGCAGCAGGACGGATCGGTCGCAGTGCCCGACGTGCTGCAACCGTATCTCGGCGGGCTTACCCGGCTCGAACCCCGCGGTTAGGAGACGGCGGATGCGACGCTGGCGGATCATCGGCTGTACGGCGCTCACCGGTGCCGCGTTATCCGCCTGCATCCCGAGCGTCGGCGGCGCCGGCCCAGAAGCGGACGCTCCCCCGCCCGTGACGCGCGGCGGTCCGCAGCGCTATGATCCGCCTTCGGATCGGAACGACGATCTTCCCGCCCGCGGATCCGGGATGCGTAGCGATGTCGCCATGCCGCCCACCGCCAAACCCGCGTGGGAGGCCCGCCCTGTCAGGCCCGATGGCCAGATCGTGGCCGACCAGAGCTACACTGTCACGGCGGGCGATTCGCTGCGCCGCGTCGCCGAACGTACGGGCGCGGGATCGGAAGCGATCGCCCGCGCCAATGGCCTTCAACCGCCATTCACCATCCGGCTCGGCCAGACGCTGACCATCCCCGGCGGTCGCTACCATCTGGTCCGGCAGGGCGAGACGGGCATCGCCATCGCCCGCGCCTATGGCGTCGAATGGTCGCGGATCGTCGCCGCGAACGCACTCGAAGAACCCTATGTCCTGCGTGCCGGCCAGCGGGTGCTGATCCCCGGCGATCCGGCACGTCCGCCTAGCCGGGCCGATCGTGCCGCCGCCTTCCGCCTCGATATCGACGACATCCTCACCGGGGGCGAGCCGACACCAGCGCCGCGGCAGGCACCGGCAAAGCCCGTCGCAACTCCTCGCCGGGTACTTCCCCCGACTGCCGTCGTCGCCGCGCCGCCGCGGTTGCAGGGCGGCTTCGTCTGGCCCGTCGAGGGTCAGGTCGTCCGCCGCTTTGGTCCCGGCAAGAGCGGCGAACGCAACGACGGCATCAAGATCGCCGTCCCCGTCTCGACCCCGATCCACGCCACGGCCGATGGTGTCGTCGCTTATGCCGGCGACGGGATCGCTGCGCTGGGTGGGCTGGTGATCGTCAAGCATGGCACCGGCTGGACCAGCGTCTATGGCCACGCCAGCAAGCTGCTCGTCCAGCGCGGCCAGAGCGTGAAGCGCGGCCAGACGATCGCGCTGTCGGGCGACACCGGTTTCGCCGATCGGCCGGAGGTGCATTTCGAGCTGCGCAAGGGCCGCACGCCGGTCGATCCCCAGGCGCAATTGCCCCGTGACCAGAGGGGCAGCTAGCGGGAACGCCCGCGCCTTGCTAACCGGCGCGCATGACCTACCAGTCCGATCTGCTCAACACGCTCGCCGCGCGCGGCTACGTCCACCAGATGACCGATGCGTCCGCGCTCGATACGCTCGCGACGAAGCAGGTCGTGCCGGGCTATATCGGCTTCGATCCGACCGCACCGTCGCTGCATGTCGGCAGCCTCGTCCAGATCATGCTGCTTCGCCGGCTCCAGCAGACCGGTCATAAGCCGATCGTGCTGATGGGCGGTGGCACCGGCAAGATCGGTGATCCGAGCTTCAAGGACGAAGCGCGCAAGCTGCTCGGTGAAGAGGGGATCAAGGCGAACGTCGCCTCGATCAAGCGCATCTTCGAACGCTTCCTGACGTTCGGTGACGGCCCCACCGATGCGGTGATGCTCGACAATGCCGAGTGGCTCGACCAGCTGGAATACATCCCCTTCCTGCGCGATGTCGGCCAGCATTTCAGCGTGAACCGGATGCTCAGCTTCGATTCCGTCAAGCTGCG contains:
- a CDS encoding host attachment family protein, with product MQIPHNAFVLVADGRKALFFRNEGDAEYPNLQVEHAEEHVNPADRDQKTDAAGGARSTQSGAGAPAVAQSGSNHASGGGAQFAPSRGSMGETDYHQQEEDRFAADTADMLKRRALANEFESLIIVAPPKTLGELRKHYHKAVSERLTAELAKDLTGHSVPDIEQALRSA
- the serS gene encoding serine--tRNA ligase, with product MHDIRAIRDDPAAFDAALARRGVAPHAATLLSLDDARRAAIAGAQEAQTRRNDVSKQIGQAKAQKDEARAQALMAEVAILKDALPRLVADESTAAAALDDLLAALPNLPAADVPDGEDEESNIVVHERGTIPDFAFPVKEHDAIGPAIGLDFETGVAIAGARFTLVRGPAARLQRALGQFMLDTLTQRHGYEEVAPPLLVKDEAVFGTGQLPKFAEDLFRTTDGRWLIPTAEVSLTNIVREAILPPGELPLRFAALTPCFRSEAGAAGRDTRGYIRQHQFDKVEMVSIVPEDASDAEHERMTACAEGMLDALRLPYRRMLLCAGDMGFTARRTYDLEVWLPGQNTYREISSCSTCGDFQARRMNARYRPEGEKATRFVHTLNGSGLAVGRTLVAVLENYQQQDGSVAVPDVLQPYLGGLTRLEPRG
- a CDS encoding M23 family metallopeptidase; this translates as MRRWRIIGCTALTGAALSACIPSVGGAGPEADAPPPVTRGGPQRYDPPSDRNDDLPARGSGMRSDVAMPPTAKPAWEARPVRPDGQIVADQSYTVTAGDSLRRVAERTGAGSEAIARANGLQPPFTIRLGQTLTIPGGRYHLVRQGETGIAIARAYGVEWSRIVAANALEEPYVLRAGQRVLIPGDPARPPSRADRAAAFRLDIDDILTGGEPTPAPRQAPAKPVATPRRVLPPTAVVAAPPRLQGGFVWPVEGQVVRRFGPGKSGERNDGIKIAVPVSTPIHATADGVVAYAGDGIAALGGLVIVKHGTGWTSVYGHASKLLVQRGQSVKRGQTIALSGDTGFADRPEVHFELRKGRTPVDPQAQLPRDQRGS